Part of the Leptolyngbya sp. BL0902 genome, AAGGCCAAAAACCAGGTCAGCGACCAACTGGCCCGTCGCTATCGGGATCAGATTGGTCTAGAACGCTTGCCCACGGAGATGACGGCGAATACGTTTTTGGAGGCGCTGTATTGGGCGTATCAGGAGGGGAGTGGGGGGTAGGGAATGGAGAATGGGGAATGGGGAATGGGGAATGGGGGGACGGAATGGAGAGTAGGAAGTCGGAAGGGGGGTGTGGAGTCTTATGGGTTTCTGACTTTTGGCGAGTATTGTATTAAGCAGTCTTGACTATCCGCTTGTCTGAGGATAAGTTAAGCCCGAAGTTGATATAAATCAGCCCCCTTTTATTCAATTTGCCCCAACAAGGAGACAATCATGGGTTTTTTAGGTAAGCTTTTCGGCAAAAAAGAAGAGGAAAAAGCCGCTAAAGCTGGCAAGGTAAACGTGGCTGCTGCCGCTACCAGTGCTGGCATCCCCCCCGAAAAAGTGGGTCTCGATGGCCTGTTTGACGAAAGCGGGCTGGCCAAGCGTGTGGCTTTGGCATTGGATGAAGCCAACATCTCTGACAACGTGGGGCTGTGGGTGGCCCAAACGGGTTCCACCGTCGTCCTGAAGTACAACCCCGATGCGGCTGGCGTTCTGGAACAGGCTAAAAAAGTGGCCATGGGCGTCAGCGGGGCCACCGCCGTTACCGCTCAACCTAACAGCTAATTAGAGGACACAGCCTACCCTCGCTAGCCCCAAAGCTGATAGCCAAGCCCAGGAGCCCACCGCTCTTGGGCTTGGTTGTGTCTATCTGGGCCATGAATGCAGATAGGGAGCCCGTGCCATGCGCCAGAGGTGAACCTAACGCTGGAGGGGCTGTGCCAAGGCCGAAGATTGAGCCTGACAGCGGTGGCGCACCCAACTAAACCAGGCTTCTAGGCCCTCCCCAGTTTTGGCGGAAACCGGAAGGATGGCCGCATGGGGGTTCATCTGGCGGACGTTGGCCGTAATGCGCTCTAGGCTGATGTCTAGGTAGGGGGCCAAGTCCATTTTGGTCAGCAGCAGACAGTCGGCCTCCTGGAACATGATGGGGTATTTCAGGGGTTTGTCTTCCCCTTCGGTAATGCTGAGCAGGGCCACCTTGGCGTGTTCGCCCACCTCAAATTCGGCGGGGCAGACGAGGTTGCCCACGTTTTCCACCAGCACGAGGTCAAACTGGGTGGGGTCGTAGGTGTGGGAAAAGGTGTGGATCCCCCCGGCCACCATTTGGGCATCGAGATGGCAGGATCGCCCGGTGTTGATGGCGATCACGGGAATGCCATACTGACGCAGGCGGTCGGCATCGAGTTCGGTGGTCATGTCCCCTTCAATCACGGCCATTCTGAGGTCGTGGTGCAGTCCGGCGAGGGTGCGCTCCAGCAGGGCGGTTTTTCCGGCACCGGGGCTGCTCATTAGGTTGAAGCAGGTGATGCCCCACTCGTCAAAGTGGGCACGGTTGTGGTCGGCTCCGGTTTGGTTTGCGTGGAGTAGGTCAATCCCGAGGGCGGCGTCAAAGGTTTGGTGCATGGGCTGATGTGGCAATAAGGAAATTGCGATGAAGGGTTCGCGATGACCTCCTAGGCGGTGAAAAATCATCGCGATACAGCCCACTGTAGGGCAGGACGAGGGTTCTCGTCAGGCAGAAAAGACGGGGCTTGGTGTGGAGTGTCCTAACGTTTCTCCTCCCCGCCAAGCCCTGGCCAATGTCCTGGGCGAAGATAGCCAGGTCGTGGGACACCAGCTTTGGGGGACATCCGCTTTGCGGGACGTAAACTTTTTCGACGTTCTGCTCGATACCCTCGACCCTCTCTGTACCGAGAAAATATGATGGGGCTGGATGGACGTTTAGGTCGTTAAGGTCAGATCAGGCGCGACAGTCAATCAGGAGATCGAATCCATGGGCTTCATGATTATAGTGCTGGTGTTGCTGCTGGCGGGCGGGTTTATGATCGCCAACCTGTACAACCAGTTGGTAACGAAGCGCAACCGCTACAAAAATGCCTACGCCCAAATTGATGTGCAGCTCCAGCGCCGCTACGACCTCATCCCTAACCTGGTGGAGAGCGTTAAGGGCTATATGGCCCACGAACAGGGTACCCTCACAGCCGTGATCAATGCCCGGAACTCTGCTCTTACAGCCAGTCGGGCGGCGTCCCAAGCTCCGGGCGATCCCCAGGCGATGCAGCAGTTGGCGGCGGCGGAGGGAGCCCTCACCGGAAGCCTCGGTAAGCTGTTTGCCCTATCGGAAAGCTATCCCGACCTCAAGGCGAACCAAAACATGGGTCAACTGATGGAGGAACTGTCCTCCACAGAAAACCGCATTTCCTTTGCCCGTCAGGCGTTTAACGATGCCGTCACCTTCTACAACACCACCCGCGAAACCTTCCCCAGCAACCTGATCGCCAGTTCCTTTAACTTTGGCCCAGCGGAACTCCTGGAGGAAGTGGCCCCAGAGGTGCGCGAGGTGCCACGGGTGTCCTTCAGCTAGGGAAATTGGCCTCAGAATTGGGCTCAGCCCATGTCTGGAGCCCGGTTGTCATAGGGCATGGTTTCCTCGATGGTGGGCGGTTCCCATCCTACGGTTTCTACGGTTTCGGTAATGCAGATCTGGTGGGGAATGGCCTTCCCCATACTGTTGGGGCACCATGAATTTTTTTGAGCAGCAAGACCAAGCCCGTCGCAACACCACCTACCTTGTGTTCCTGTTTGGGTTGGCGGTGGTGCTGATGATTTTGGCGTTTTATGCCATAGCGGTGGTGACGCTGGTGGGAAATACCAACGGCACCCTGGCCTGGTGGCGGCCAGATTTGCTGGTGCTGATTGCCCTGGCCACCCTGCTGGTGATTGGGGCAGGCAGTGCCACAAAGATGGTGGCTCTCCGGGAGGGTGGGGCGGGCTTAGCCCGAAGTCTGGGCGGGCGGGAAGTAACCCCCCAAACCAATGATCCGGGCGAATTGCGGCTGCTGAACGTGGTGGCAGAAATGGCCCTGGCGTCGGGAACGCCCATCCCAGCGGTGTATCTGTTGGATCATGAATCCAGCATCAATGCCTTTGCCGCCGGATTTTCCCCCGAAACAGCGGTGATTGGCGTCACGAAGGGCTGTCTAGACCAACTCAGCCGCGACGAATTGCAGGGGGTGATCGGCCACGAATTTAGCCACATCGTCAACGGCGATATGGGCCTCAACCTTAAGCTGATTGGGCTGTTGCAGGGGCTCTTGTTAATCCACATCCTGGGCCGATTGATTTTGCGCTATGGCAACTTTGGCTCCGGTCGCCGCAGCGGCAATAGCGACAATAAGGGGATGGCCATCCTCTTTGTTGCCGCCCTGGCCATGGCCATCATTGGCAGCATTGGGCTGCTCTGTGGACGGTTGATTAAAAGTGCCGTGTCGCGCCAGCGGGAATTCTTGGCCGATGCCTCGGCGGTGCAGTTTACCCGCAACCCCGATGGCCTCGCGGGAGCCCTGACCAAGCTGGGGCAACTTTCCGGCGGCTCCAAAATTATGGCTCCCACCGCCGAGGAAGCCAGCCACCTGTTTTTTGGCGAAGCCCTGCCCGGTGTGGCCATGTTCGGCAGTTGGTTTGCCACCCATCCTCCCCTCCAAGACCGCATCCGTCGCCTGGGGAAGGTGCCCAATTTTGCCCAAAACTTTGCCCAAAGCGCAGTTTATAACCATCCCTCCACCCTGGCAGAGGGGTTAGTGGTGGGGTTGACCAACGAAGCCCCCGCTGCGGCCTCCTCCTACGCCCAGGGCCGATCATCTGTGCCACCCTCCCAGATTCCGACCTCCCAGATTCCGACCTCCCAGATTCCGACCTCCCAGATTCCGACCTCGCCCCAAGCCTTTATGGCCACCATTGGCACCATCGACAGTCGCCGTTTGGCCCAGGTGCAAGACTTTCTGAAAGATCTCGACCCCGCCCTCAAAGCGGCCCTACAACAGCCCGAAGGCGCTAGGGAAGTGGTATTCACCCTACTGTTGGATAGCCAAGCGACGGTGCAAACCCAGCAGACCCAGGTCATTGCCACCACCTATGGGGAAGACAGCGCCCAGCGGATGATGGATCATCGCCCAGCGGTGCAGGGCATGGACAGCCGCCAAACCCTGCCCCTGCTGGAGCTTACCGTACCCGCCCTGCGCCAACTGAGCACCGAGGATAAGAAAACCTTTTTCGGCACCCTGCAAGCGTTGATTAAGGCCGACGGTCGCCTATCGCTGTCGGAGTATGTACTTCAGCTCATTCTGCGGAAACGGCTAACCGAGGCCACCGCCAAGCCCGAAGTCACCAGCCTCGATGCCCTCTGGGCCGATGCCGTCACCCTGCTCAGCCTCCTGGCCAAACTGGGTCATCCCAAACCGGAAGACGCCTTTTATGCCCTCAAAACGGGCCTGTATCAACTCCCCGGTGCCAAAAAACAAACCCTTCCCACCGCGCTGCCCGCCGCCAAGATTACCGACCTCAATAAAAGCCTCGCCACCCTAGAACAGGCCACCCCCAAGCTGAAGCAAGCCATTGTGGATGCCTGCGCCCACACCGTCCTAGCCGACAGCACCGTTACTCCCCAGGAGGCAGAACTGCTGCGGGCCGTGGTGATGGTGTTGGATTGCCCTGCGCCCCCCTTCCTCACCTAGTCTGGTCGGTGGCCATCGAAAGGGGCAAGCGGTGGTGATTTTCTCCAGGGGCAAACGGCCCTAGAATTAAGTAGCGTCGGGTAACGTTTGAGCCGTTACCCTCGCCCATGAGCCTCACCCCTTGCCCTCCCGACCCCGTTCTCCTGAACCTATGGCCAGTTCTCCATCTCCCTCTGCTCCGTCCACGGTGGGGGCTATCCTGCGTCTGCTGCGGTGGGATAAGCCCACGGGTCGGCTGATTTTGATGATCCCAGCCCTGTGGTCGGTGTTTTTGGCGGCGGCGGGGCAACCGCCTTGGCCCTTGGTGGGGGTGATTGTGCTGGGCACCCTGGCCACCAGCGCGGCGGGGTGCGTGGTCAATGACCTCTGGGATCGCAATATCGATCCCCAGGTGCAGCGCACGAAAAAGCGGCCCCTAGCCTCCCGTGAGCTATCAGTAGCAGTGGCCGTCGTGGTGCTGGCGGTGTCGCTGCTCTGCGCCTATGGGCTGTCGCTGTACCTGAATTCCCTGAGCTTCTGGCTCTGTGTGCTGGCGGTGCCGTTTATTTTGCTCTACCCAGCGGCGAAGCGGGTGTTTCCGGTGCCGCAACTGGTGCTGTCTCTCGCCTGGGGCTTTGCGGTGCTGATTCCCTGGGCGGCGGTAACGGGTGCCCTGCAACTCCCGGCCTGGATTTTGTGGCTGGCGGTGGTGCTGTGGACGCTGGGCTTTGATACCGTCTACGCCATCCCCGACCGGGAGGATGATCGACGGATTGGCGTTAATTCGGCGGCACTGTTTTTTGGCGACTATACCCCTAAAGTGGTGAGCCTGTGCTTTTTTGGCACCTGGTTTCTGCTGGTGTGGTTGGGGGCCATTCTCTTCCTGGCTTGGCCCTACTGGGTGAGCTTAGCCATCGCCCTGCTGCTGTGGTCGCGCCAGTCCTACCTACTCAGCCGCTACAACCCTCCCCCCCGACTCTACGGCAAAATTTTTCGCCAGAATGTGCAGCTAGGCTTTATGGTGCTGTTGGGAATGATTTTTGGAAGTTTATAGGCCAGCCAGGGATAGCTCTCCATTAATCCGCTGTTTTTCTTTGTTCCTTCTCCTTCACTATGGCGATGTCACCTGAACCCCCTCCCTTCCAGGCCATGTCGGTGGAAACCCTGGCCCAGCGGCTGGCAGCGGGGGATGACCTGCAACTGATTGACGTGCGCGAACCCGACGAACTGGCCCTCGCCAGCCTGCCCAGATTTGTAAACCTGCCCCTCAGCCAGTTTGGGGTTTGGGGCGATACCATCCACAGCCAGCTCGAAGCTGATAAGGAAACCGCCGTCCTCTGCCACCACGGAATGCGATCCGCCCAGATGTGCGCGTGGCTAGCCCAGCAGGGGTTCACCAACCTCCACAACATCAGCGGCGGCATTGATGCCTACTCCACCGTGGTAGACCGATCCGTCCCTCGCTATTAACGCCTTGCATCCATGACCCCCACCCCCGACGACACCCCCACGCTGCCCCAAGGCCCCGGCTTTGGGCTTACCTTTCTCTACTACTTTGTGGGCACCGCCCTCGTCACCACGCTGATGGCCACCCAAACCCTGGGGATCGGCCTAGAAACGGGCCAGCCCAATCAGTTTGGGCTCCTGTTTGGGGTGATCGGTGGCCTCGTGGGGGCCAGCCTTAACCGCAGTAGCACCCTCGCCCTCACCTGCCCCAACCAAAAAACCTTCAGGAAACAGCTCACCAACATCCTGGCCGACATGGGCTACAGCGAAGTCTCGGATGCCCGCGACGACGGCATTCTGGTTTACCAACGCACGGGGCTATCGGGCCGTTTTTCCGGCAAAATCTACGTGCTGATCGAGGGAAAAACCGCAAACTTGAGCAGCCGCACCAGCCACCTCCGCCGCCTCCGCCAACAGCTTGAAAAAGCTGGGATTCGTTAGGGCTACAAATTTGTGGAAATAGCCTGCACCGGGCAGGTGGGGATGCACTGCTCACACACAATGCAGCGGCTGCGGTTGAACACCAGCTTAAAACTGGTGGGATCGAGGGTGAGGGCACGGGTGGGGCAAACCCCGGTACACAGACCGCAATGGACGCACAGATCCTCATTAATCACAATCTCGCCGCTGGCCACCGACACCTGAATATCCTGGGCCTCCAGCCAGTCGATGCCGTCGTTGAGTTGGTCGATATCCCCCGACAGTTCCACCACCAGCGTGCCCACCTGGTTGGGGGCCACCTGGGCGCGGATGATGTTGGCGGCAATATTGAAATCCTTGGCCAGCCGATAGGTGATCGGCATATGAATCGACCGCTTGGGGAAGGTGAGTTTAACCCGTTTTTTCATGGCTGGTAGACTAAATAAGGGCGCGGCCTTGCGGCTGCTACCGTCTTCACTGTACCGCTAGTTTCTCTCAGATTCCCATGGCCGCAAACGTTCCTTCCTCTGGCAATACCCTGCGTAACCTGGTCGTTGCCCTAGCGGCGATTCTGCTCACCGTTGCCGTTTTCTTTGGGCTGCGAACCCAGTCGGCTACCCCTTCCCTCGCCACCCTGGCCAAAACCGCCACCCCCTACGAACTAGCCCAAACCAACGGCAAGCCCACCCTGCTAGAGTTCTACGCCGATTGGTGTACCAGTTGTCAGGCCATGGCCCCAGAAATGGCCGACCTGCGCCAAACCTACGGCGACCGGGTGAATTTCGTCATGCTCAACATCGACAACGACAAATGGCTCCCAGAAATGCTGGAATACCGGGTCGATGGCATCCCCCACTTCGTCTACTTTGACCAAGGCAGCACCCCCATCGCCACCGCCATTGGCGAACAGCCCCGCTCCATCCTGGCCGATAACCTGGATGCCCTGATTGCCTCGGCCCCCTTGCCCCATGCCCAAACCCTAGGCCGCGCCTCGGAAATTGCCACCGATCCCCTCAATCGCCGTGCCGTTATTGATGATCCCCGCGCCCACGGTAGCCAAGTGGTGAACTAATCCGTAGCTCCCCTCTCCCTACTTGGGAGAGGGGTTGGGGGTGAGGGTCAAACCACCGCCCACCCCGATCAGCACCGGACTATCAAGTGATCCCCCTATCCTAACGGCCTCGAAATAGCCGATAGTAATAGGAAGGAGTTATGTGCTGGAGGTTACGAAATGGCGATTACCCCCGATTCTGTGCGTGAACTACTGCATTCCGAGGACTATGGGGATCGCCTGCGGGCGGTGAACCAACTGCGAGAACTCGACCTTGCCGCCGCCTTTGACCTGGCCCAACTCGCCGCCAACGATGGCAACGCCCGCGTCCGCTATGCCGCCATCAGCCAACTGGCCAGCCTGGGTCAACAAGACCTCGCTACGGTAGAACCCCTGCTGCTCCGCGCCCTGACTAATGATCCCGAACCCGACGTGCAGGCTGCCGCTGCCGACGCCATTGGTGGCCTACAACTCCGCAGCGCCTACGCCGACCTGGCAGCGGTGTACCACAGCACCGGAGAGTGGCTGGTGCAGTTCAGCATCATTGCCGCCCTGGGCGAACTGGGCGAACCCCAAGCCTTTGCCCTGCTGGAGGAAGCGGTGAAATCCGACAACGATCTTGTCGTCACCGCCGCCATTGGTGCCCTCGGCGAACTCCAAGACGAGCGGGCCATTCCCCTGCTGCTCTCCTTTACCAACCACCCCGATTGGCAGGTGCGCCATCGCCTAGTGCAAGCCCTGGCCCAATTTTCTCAGACTGAGGCCCAAACAGCCCTGCAAAGCCTTGCCCAAGACAGTTCGGCCATCGTTGCCGAAGCCGCCGCCCAGCACCGTAACGGGTAAGGCTTGGAGCAACGGGTACCAGGTGACGCCATCCCTATTGTAGGCAACGCTTTACAGACTACAAATTCAACCCCGAAATTTGCTATGGTAGAGGAGTTGCAGCAATCTAGTTTAGAAGGCGCTAGCGGAATCAGGAGTGGCTCACCTTGGGTAAGGCTTTTACTCACGTGAGGATGTTACCAAAAAATCAGGGTTAAAGACACAGATAACTTCCTCTTTTCCATTGCCATGCGGCTGACCTTGTCAAATATGTGTTAGAAGCTCTGCTTTTTGCATAGTTTTACAAGGGTTGACCGAACGACAATCTGGTAAAGGGGCTATCCAAAAAACATTCATTAGGGCTGGCTTTAACAGCCTCTAACCTATCAATAACTTGCGGTTTCAAGAATTCTTTGGGCTGGATTATTCATTTCTATCAGCATGTTTGTGAGGTGTTGAGTGGTTGCAACTTCTCCGCCCCTGAGTCAGCAGAAGTGGGGCACGCTGAGCTTTGTTTCTACCCTATATCTACACCCAGTGCTAGATATTTTGGTGGCCGAGGTTCCTAAACAATGGCAGGCCGAAATTCGCTTAGGGCTGCAAGAAGCCCTGGTTAATGCCGCGAAGCACGGTAATGGCCTTGATCCCAGCAAGCAGGTGTCCGTCAAATACACCGCGACGGGCTCTCACTTTTGGTGGGTCATTGCCGATCAAGGCCAAGGCTTTTCCCATCCCTGCCCTTGCACCGAGTTTACCTACGACGAATGCAAGTCTCACGTGAGCGATTGTGGTCGAGGACTCTACATTCTCCACCAAATCTTTGATCAAGTGAACTGGTGCAGCGGCGGTCGCGAACTTCACCTCAACAAGCGCATCGCGCCCGCCCGCCGTCTGCCCATTATTCTCTAATCGGCCACGCCTAAGCCTGCCACCCTAGGGTCTTTCCTGCCAGCGCAGCCGAGAAGGGATTAGCTTGCCGACGGTGAATCGGTGCCCTTGGGCTGGCCGTGGGTAGGACAAGGGGGAGCCGTTACGGTGCGATTTAGCCAGCCTAGGGCCTGTTCTACCCTGGGGATGGCTTCATCGGGTTGTTGGCTCAGGAGATAGACGAGGGCCGCTGCCAGTTGTTCTTGGGCGCGGACTTGGCGGTTGCGGTTCAGCCGATGCCAATCATTGGGCTGAATGGCCAAACGCTCGGCTAGCACCTGGGCCAGTTCTAAATCCGACAGGGACTCCAGGGATGAATGGGCCTTGGGAAAGCCGATGGAAGGCGAAAACGTCATAGTGTCGAACCAATGGGGTTAACTAGGGTAGACCTTTTTTCCTATTGTGCATGATCATTTGAAATGTAAAGCCGTCCTGAAAGGGCGGGGTCTCAGACCCAGGAGTTTTGATGAAGTTCGGTTATCGACAGCGGCGCGGCGCGGCTCTCTCAACCACCTCCCAGCGGGGAGCCCTAGGATCGCCGACCCCAGAGCCATCCACCACCCTAGACGATCTGAGCACCCAGGCCGATCAGTTGGCAGCCCGCCTCCAGCACCTAAAAACGGGGATCAACAATATTCGCCACCTGCAAAGCCTCATGGCCCCCATCCATTCTCCCGACTCCCAGCGGCCAACAACAGAGCGAGAAGAGGCCCAAGCTGAGCTAAATCAACTTCAACAGGCGGTGGAGGAGTTTGAGATCACCCTCGCCAGTCACCTCTTGAGTTGGCAGCAGCTACGGGAACCCTTTTGGCAGGCCATCCGATACGGTGGCCTGGGCCTTGTGGGGGGCTGGGTGCTGCACTGGCTGGTGCGTGGTTAGGGGGCGGGCGGTGCCGTCCGGGGTGAGAGGACGGCTCGATCTCGCGATTGAGGGGGCATTCGCTGCCATGACGGCAGATTTTGGATCCTAAAACCTCCAGGCAGAATAATAGGTGCAAAAAAATCCTAAAAAATTGCCCAAAAACAGGAAACCTGTTGTTCAGAATCCGTCACCTTCCATGTTAGGATTTATAACTGTGGAAAGGACGGGTCGGTGCCCGAGTGGTTAATGGGGGCGGACTGTAAATCCGCTGGCTACGCCTACGCTGGTTCGAATCCAGCCCGGCCCATCCACACTTGCCCTTATAGCTCAGCGGTAGAGCACTCCCTTGGTAAGGGAGAGGTCACGAGTTCAAGTCTCGTTAAGGGCTTTCGAGGACAGCCGTATTTTAGCCGACGGGTGAAATACGTTCTGCTGTCGCTGTTACTCGACAAGCGTTATGTCTAGGCTAGCCGTCGCGTTTTGACTTCTGTCATGGGTTTCTGTCCAAAGGTCTGTCCCTGTGGCAGCGGGCTTGACTGGCAAGGGTGTTGCGGCCCCTACCTCCTCGGTGAGCGCTACCCAACCACGGCAGAGGCCCTGATGCGGTCGCGATATACGGCCTTTACCCAGGGGCAGGTTGATTACCTCATCGCTACCCACCACCCTACCCAGCGAACGCCCAACCAGCGCCAGCAGTTGGTTCAGAGTATTCAAAACACCACCTGGTTAGGCTTGCGGGTGCTGCAAACCCAGCAGGGTCAGTCTGGGGATCGCCAGGGCCAGGTAGAATTTATCGCCTATTACCAAGATCCCCAACCGGGGCAAATCCACGAGCGATCCCGGTTTAGCAAGATGAGAGACCGCTGGTTTTACGTGGATGGGGATCAACTGCCGCCTGTGGTGCCCCGTCGGAACGATCCCTGCTGGTGTGGCAGCGGCAAACGCTACAAACACTGCCATGGCTAGGGCTTGACCGGGCTACCCATCAACCCAGGGCACCAGCCACGGGGCAGCATGGCCGAGTCTATTTGGTGGTCATGATGTGAACGCCGTCCCAGTCTTGGGGTGGGGGTTCCGCCAGGTAGAGGTGGGTGCGGTCGATGTGGACGGCCACCGCTTTATCGTCGGGACGCATGGTTCTGGCTTTTTCAAACAGGGCCATGGCGGCGGGGAAGTCCATGGTGATGTAGGCGTCGCGGGCTTGGGCGTAGAGGTCTAAGAAGTCTTCGGTGGTGGATTCTAGGGGGGTTTGGCGATCACCAATCAGTTCGTAGAGTTTGACGGGCTGAAGCTTGCCTTTCACGCGGATGCGGTCGAGCTCACGCACCCAAATTTTGTCCTGACAGAGGGTGTGGGTGTATTCGCTGATCACAATGTCGCAGCCGTATTCCTTGGTAACGCCCTCCAGCCGGGAACTGAGGTTGACCCCATCGCCGATGACGGTGTATTCCATTTTGCGCTGGGAGCCAATGTTGCCGGAGACTACTTCGCCGGAGCTAATGCCAATGCCAATGCGGATTTCGGGCTGTTTCAGGTGCCGCCGTTCGTGGTTGAACTGGGCGAGTCGGCGGCGCATATCCAGGGCGCTTTGCACCGCCGACCAGGCGTGGTTGCTGAGGGGCAGGGGCGCACCAAATACCGCCATCAGAGCATCGCCAATGAATTTATCGAGGGTGCCCTCAAAGTTAAACACCGCCTCCACCATGGTTTCAAAGTAGGCGTTGAGCATTTCTACTACTTTGTCAGCTTCCAGGTTTTCGGTCAGGGTGGTGTAGCCACGAATATCGGAGAACAGCACGGTGACGTCCTTGCGTTCGCCCTTCATCAGCACATCGTCGCCGAGGGCCATCACTCGCTCCGCCACGCCGGGGGTCATATAGCGGTAGAGGGTGCTCTTCATCCGCTTTTCTTGGCTGATGTCCTCCAGCACCAGCAGCCCGCCCAGCACCTTGCCTTCGGGGTTGGTGAGGGGGTTCACCGTCAAGTTGACGCTGCGTTCTAGGGTTTTCACCTGGTCGGCGGCAAGCAGCGGCCCATGGGGATCGCCCCAGGGGCGGTAGTGATCGGCCTGGGCCGGATCGGGCAAGGCCAGGTGAATCGGGCCTTCTCCGGTCTCGTCGTTCCCCAGTTGTAGGGTTACGCGCAGGGTCTGTTCGGGCACGTAATGTCTGGCCCCATGGCCCAAGCTATCCTGCACCCGGAAGCGCATACTTTCAATGGGCATCACCTCCCACACCAGACGGTTCAGCAGTCGGGCCTGCCACTGATCTCGCCGTTCCCGTAGGTGGTCGCCTTCGTTGGAGCAGCCCAACAACGCCACCGCCGCATCGTTGATGGTGACAATGCGGCCCTCCAAATCTGTGGAGATCACCGCATCGGACAGGCTTTGGAGGATATCCTTTTGATACTGCTTTTCGACTAAGACACTTTCAAACAGCTTGGCATTTTCTAAGGCAATCCCCGCCTGAATGTTGAAGGCCCGCATAAAGGCTTCATCGGAACTATTGAAGGTGCCCTGAACTTTGTTAATTAACTGCGTGACGGCAATCAGTTTTCCCGATGAATTAAAGACGGGCATACAGAGAATGTTACGGGTAACATAGCCCGTGCGTTTGTCGGGTTCGGGGTTAAAGCGGGGATCTTGGTAGGCA contains:
- the hypB gene encoding hydrogenase nickel incorporation protein HypB yields the protein MHQTFDAALGIDLLHANQTGADHNRAHFDEWGITCFNLMSSPGAGKTALLERTLAGLHHDLRMAVIEGDMTTELDADRLRQYGIPVIAINTGRSCHLDAQMVAGGIHTFSHTYDPTQFDLVLVENVGNLVCPAEFEVGEHAKVALLSITEGEDKPLKYPIMFQEADCLLLTKMDLAPYLDISLERITANVRQMNPHAAILPVSAKTGEGLEAWFSWVRHRCQAQSSALAQPLQR
- a CDS encoding LemA family protein, producing the protein MGFMIIVLVLLLAGGFMIANLYNQLVTKRNRYKNAYAQIDVQLQRRYDLIPNLVESVKGYMAHEQGTLTAVINARNSALTASRAASQAPGDPQAMQQLAAAEGALTGSLGKLFALSESYPDLKANQNMGQLMEELSSTENRISFARQAFNDAVTFYNTTRETFPSNLIASSFNFGPAELLEEVAPEVREVPRVSFS
- a CDS encoding M48 family metallopeptidase codes for the protein MNFFEQQDQARRNTTYLVFLFGLAVVLMILAFYAIAVVTLVGNTNGTLAWWRPDLLVLIALATLLVIGAGSATKMVALREGGAGLARSLGGREVTPQTNDPGELRLLNVVAEMALASGTPIPAVYLLDHESSINAFAAGFSPETAVIGVTKGCLDQLSRDELQGVIGHEFSHIVNGDMGLNLKLIGLLQGLLLIHILGRLILRYGNFGSGRRSGNSDNKGMAILFVAALAMAIIGSIGLLCGRLIKSAVSRQREFLADASAVQFTRNPDGLAGALTKLGQLSGGSKIMAPTAEEASHLFFGEALPGVAMFGSWFATHPPLQDRIRRLGKVPNFAQNFAQSAVYNHPSTLAEGLVVGLTNEAPAAASSYAQGRSSVPPSQIPTSQIPTSQIPTSQIPTSPQAFMATIGTIDSRRLAQVQDFLKDLDPALKAALQQPEGAREVVFTLLLDSQATVQTQQTQVIATTYGEDSAQRMMDHRPAVQGMDSRQTLPLLELTVPALRQLSTEDKKTFFGTLQALIKADGRLSLSEYVLQLILRKRLTEATAKPEVTSLDALWADAVTLLSLLAKLGHPKPEDAFYALKTGLYQLPGAKKQTLPTALPAAKITDLNKSLATLEQATPKLKQAIVDACAHTVLADSTVTPQEAELLRAVVMVLDCPAPPFLT
- a CDS encoding 4-hydroxybenzoate solanesyltransferase, which produces MASSPSPSAPSTVGAILRLLRWDKPTGRLILMIPALWSVFLAAAGQPPWPLVGVIVLGTLATSAAGCVVNDLWDRNIDPQVQRTKKRPLASRELSVAVAVVVLAVSLLCAYGLSLYLNSLSFWLCVLAVPFILLYPAAKRVFPVPQLVLSLAWGFAVLIPWAAVTGALQLPAWILWLAVVLWTLGFDTVYAIPDREDDRRIGVNSAALFFGDYTPKVVSLCFFGTWFLLVWLGAILFLAWPYWVSLAIALLLWSRQSYLLSRYNPPPRLYGKIFRQNVQLGFMVLLGMIFGSL
- a CDS encoding rhodanese-like domain-containing protein; its protein translation is MAMSPEPPPFQAMSVETLAQRLAAGDDLQLIDVREPDELALASLPRFVNLPLSQFGVWGDTIHSQLEADKETAVLCHHGMRSAQMCAWLAQQGFTNLHNISGGIDAYSTVVDRSVPRY
- a CDS encoding NIL domain-containing protein translates to MKKRVKLTFPKRSIHMPITYRLAKDFNIAANIIRAQVAPNQVGTLVVELSGDIDQLNDGIDWLEAQDIQVSVASGEIVINEDLCVHCGLCTGVCPTRALTLDPTSFKLVFNRSRCIVCEQCIPTCPVQAISTNL
- a CDS encoding thioredoxin family protein; the protein is MAANVPSSGNTLRNLVVALAAILLTVAVFFGLRTQSATPSLATLAKTATPYELAQTNGKPTLLEFYADWCTSCQAMAPEMADLRQTYGDRVNFVMLNIDNDKWLPEMLEYRVDGIPHFVYFDQGSTPIATAIGEQPRSILADNLDALIASAPLPHAQTLGRASEIATDPLNRRAVIDDPRAHGSQVVN
- the nblB gene encoding phycobilisome degradation protein NblB codes for the protein MAITPDSVRELLHSEDYGDRLRAVNQLRELDLAAAFDLAQLAANDGNARVRYAAISQLASLGQQDLATVEPLLLRALTNDPEPDVQAAAADAIGGLQLRSAYADLAAVYHSTGEWLVQFSIIAALGELGEPQAFALLEEAVKSDNDLVVTAAIGALGELQDERAIPLLLSFTNHPDWQVRHRLVQALAQFSQTEAQTALQSLAQDSSAIVAEAAAQHRNG
- a CDS encoding ATP-binding protein, with the translated sequence MVATSPPLSQQKWGTLSFVSTLYLHPVLDILVAEVPKQWQAEIRLGLQEALVNAAKHGNGLDPSKQVSVKYTATGSHFWWVIADQGQGFSHPCPCTEFTYDECKSHVSDCGRGLYILHQIFDQVNWCSGGRELHLNKRIAPARRLPIIL
- a CDS encoding DUF6439 family protein; translation: MTFSPSIGFPKAHSSLESLSDLELAQVLAERLAIQPNDWHRLNRNRQVRAQEQLAAALVYLLSQQPDEAIPRVEQALGWLNRTVTAPPCPTHGQPKGTDSPSAS
- a CDS encoding YchJ family protein — encoded protein: MGFCPKVCPCGSGLDWQGCCGPYLLGERYPTTAEALMRSRYTAFTQGQVDYLIATHHPTQRTPNQRQQLVQSIQNTTWLGLRVLQTQQGQSGDRQGQVEFIAYYQDPQPGQIHERSRFSKMRDRWFYVDGDQLPPVVPRRNDPCWCGSGKRYKHCHG